From one Treponema denticola genomic stretch:
- a CDS encoding chitobiase/beta-hexosaminidase C-terminal domain-containing protein: MKKLKIYSIFKIGFIIAAFSLFALDLNCYELDELEIKQDYKKDGVNLDIKYPESEEDFVFYRSFNPNTNLYKSGKLKKGEKPFFNFGTELCVWVQTSSGKLSKPAHLIVEPLEEKKLLNVLSPQEGTWNDIQKLIIQHPPKTQIIYSVDGSDPLDFGLLYTEPINLEKEGKIELRIKAVPESGNITEKIINYEVSPSGLPSPKIPETALNEEPDKDLEYNILNWYFLEFNSDVPVYYLTKKTNDNSTTDASQLLNIYDGPVFIDRTQDTVFYWVKAKEENVNKIFLPKKPVLSSVPKTAVNRNIELKFDDERYTYFFETGDGNTYIYPDKNSSQFKKDASHIFDVGIKEERFFDVKIRAFYEDLFHGEFKTSFTIDKLPPEKPEVSFTPPVSPTNSDVKIKIKSLSAETVVEIEPPIFTSSSKDEIVLTGAMGEKTIYSVNIYNKDEAGNKSANVNKEFIIDKNAVYVDNNYKIKNSDGNPSKPFSSIYEAVDYINKVSLLQQNKVSSEKWKIYVRGDCILNEAVLITRNIKITSAGQKASIHFSKNSGFVVIGSNFEIENFKIFRRDRAEEPREVPIIYADKASIKLNNVSLQAFEGGPVLSSFYSHLDISDTKVISEQTKHCLIFNLNNSSAVFQNTDFTGKGFSVAAISASNSIIELDNLNAFLSPNFTARFLEAWNSEISLGKLNLIRLPESAQNKDTAVWYNKNSRMDIKFKPIVRGFLNSIEREP; this comes from the coding sequence TTGAAAAAACTTAAGATTTATAGCATTTTTAAAATAGGTTTCATTATAGCTGCTTTTAGCTTGTTTGCTTTGGATTTAAATTGCTATGAATTGGATGAACTCGAAATAAAACAAGATTACAAAAAAGACGGTGTAAATCTTGATATAAAATATCCTGAAAGCGAAGAGGATTTCGTTTTTTATAGATCTTTTAATCCCAATACTAATCTGTATAAAAGCGGTAAACTAAAAAAAGGAGAAAAGCCGTTTTTTAATTTTGGAACGGAGCTTTGTGTTTGGGTACAAACCTCATCTGGAAAGTTAAGTAAACCGGCTCATCTAATTGTTGAGCCCTTGGAAGAAAAAAAACTTTTAAATGTTTTAAGTCCTCAAGAGGGTACTTGGAATGATATACAAAAACTTATAATTCAACATCCTCCTAAAACACAAATTATATATTCCGTTGATGGAAGCGATCCATTGGACTTCGGTCTTTTATATACGGAACCTATCAACCTTGAAAAAGAAGGAAAAATAGAGCTTAGAATAAAAGCCGTACCCGAATCGGGGAATATTACAGAGAAGATAATAAACTATGAAGTATCTCCCTCAGGTCTTCCTTCCCCTAAAATACCTGAGACCGCTTTAAATGAAGAGCCCGATAAAGATTTAGAGTACAATATTTTAAATTGGTATTTTTTGGAATTTAATTCCGATGTGCCTGTTTATTATTTGACAAAAAAAACAAATGATAATTCAACAACCGATGCTTCCCAACTTTTAAATATTTATGACGGGCCGGTTTTTATTGATAGAACTCAAGATACCGTATTTTACTGGGTAAAAGCAAAAGAAGAAAATGTAAATAAAATATTTTTACCTAAAAAACCTGTTTTATCATCGGTACCCAAAACAGCAGTAAATAGAAATATTGAGCTTAAATTTGATGATGAGCGTTATACTTATTTTTTTGAAACAGGTGACGGTAATACTTATATTTATCCCGATAAAAATTCTTCCCAATTTAAAAAAGATGCATCCCATATATTCGATGTGGGGATAAAAGAAGAACGTTTTTTTGATGTTAAAATAAGAGCTTTCTATGAAGACCTTTTTCATGGCGAGTTTAAAACATCATTTACAATAGATAAGCTGCCTCCCGAAAAACCTGAAGTTTCTTTCACCCCGCCGGTATCGCCTACAAATTCGGATGTAAAAATAAAAATTAAATCGCTTTCAGCTGAGACAGTAGTTGAAATCGAACCTCCTATTTTTACTTCATCTTCAAAAGACGAAATTGTTTTAACCGGAGCTATGGGTGAAAAAACTATTTATTCCGTAAATATTTATAATAAGGATGAAGCAGGTAATAAGAGTGCAAATGTCAATAAGGAATTTATAATAGATAAAAATGCCGTATATGTAGATAATAATTATAAGATTAAAAATTCCGATGGAAATCCATCAAAACCTTTTTCCTCTATTTATGAAGCTGTTGATTATATAAATAAGGTATCTCTATTACAACAAAATAAGGTAAGTTCCGAAAAATGGAAAATATATGTAAGAGGGGATTGTATTTTAAATGAAGCCGTGCTTATTACAAGAAATATAAAAATTACCTCTGCAGGTCAAAAGGCCTCAATTCATTTTTCTAAAAATTCGGGTTTTGTTGTAATCGGTTCAAATTTCGAAATTGAAAACTTTAAGATTTTTAGAAGGGACAGAGCTGAAGAACCGCGTGAGGTTCCGATAATTTATGCAGATAAGGCAAGTATAAAACTTAATAATGTAAGCCTTCAAGCTTTTGAAGGCGGGCCTGTTTTAAGTTCTTTTTATTCTCATTTGGATATATCCGATACTAAGGTAATTTCGGAACAGACAAAGCACTGCCTTATATTTAACCTAAATAACTCTTCAGCCGTTTTTCAAAATACTGATTTTACAGGAAAAGGATTTTCGGTTGCAGCGATTTCCGCCTCAAATTCGATTATTGAGCTTGATAATCTAAATGCCTTTCTTAGTCCGAATTTTACTGCAAGGTTTTTGGAGGCTTGGAATTCCGAAATATCTTTAGGAAAACTTAACCTTATCCGTTTACCTGAATCGGCACAAAATAAAGATACCGCTGTTTGGTATAATAAGAATTCAAGAATGGATATTAAATTCAAACCCATTGTCAGAGGGTTTTTAAATTCAATTGAGAGAGAACCATAA
- a CDS encoding phosphoribosyltransferase, translated as MKEFLNYNTVRDNGLILARKMYDEGYVPDVIYASMRGGAYLANVISEFFKIAYKNEKKILYSTVVAHSYSGVHNNSEIVLDGWTLHPSKLPTDASVLLVDDIFDSGATINYLVDELIKQGLKRENIKIAVHDYKYFHDKKEQYEHHPDYWCRKHDIYTEKDNLWIHYMSHELVGLSNEELEENYYSKNPALRNVFKGILN; from the coding sequence ATGAAAGAATTTTTAAATTACAATACGGTAAGAGACAACGGACTCATTCTCGCCAGAAAGATGTATGATGAAGGATACGTTCCCGATGTTATTTATGCCTCTATGAGAGGGGGTGCTTATCTGGCAAATGTAATAAGTGAATTTTTTAAAATAGCTTATAAAAATGAAAAGAAAATTCTGTATTCAACAGTTGTCGCACACTCTTATTCCGGAGTTCATAATAACTCGGAAATAGTATTGGACGGTTGGACCCTCCATCCAAGCAAACTGCCGACCGATGCTTCGGTTTTATTGGTCGATGATATTTTTGATTCCGGTGCTACAATAAATTATCTTGTCGATGAGTTAATTAAACAAGGATTAAAAAGAGAAAACATAAAAATTGCCGTTCATGATTATAAATATTTTCATGATAAAAAAGAACAATATGAGCATCATCCGGATTATTGGTGCCGAAAGCATGATATTTATACCGAAAAAGATAATTTATGGATTCATTATATGAGCCATGAATTAGTCGGTCTTTCTAATGAAGAACTCGAAGAAAACTATTATTCAAAAAATCCTGCTTTAAGAAATGTTTTTAAAGGAATACTAAATTGA
- a CDS encoding glycosyltransferase family 4 protein translates to MKIGVDAFGCDHGRSGIGSYILSIVKNLPKNDYEFELFGPELDKYTYTSDIDYVSFTGIDISDTKLSEKIWHFKNLNSFIKKQRYDAVIYPAGVELLPPIFTVPSILVIQSLLSADLGTIAKMGLKRTLKNASGLISPTKYIQNDLSQFGVNSSDIKVIYNGIDCSLFKPITNDEDRVLIQPFAIQRPYIIYASRMTHEQKCHVELIKAFALFKKQTGSPHRLVIAGSDGNNSEAVHNAVIQSGFSSDILLTGYFPHESLPQLYSSADLCVFPSMIEGVGLPVIEAMACGVPVACARAGALPEVAGDSALFFNSKKPEEIAEAISSLVDCDKNTAKRKEIIEKGFGWVKQYNWETTAHQTIEYIDSLLKK, encoded by the coding sequence TTGAAAATTGGAGTAGATGCATTCGGATGTGATCACGGCCGCTCGGGCATAGGCTCTTATATACTGTCTATTGTAAAAAATTTGCCTAAAAATGATTACGAATTCGAGCTTTTCGGTCCCGAACTTGATAAGTATACATATACATCCGACATAGATTATGTTTCTTTTACAGGTATAGATATTTCCGATACAAAACTTTCGGAAAAAATTTGGCATTTTAAAAACTTAAACTCTTTTATAAAAAAACAAAGATATGATGCCGTAATTTACCCTGCAGGAGTAGAGCTTTTACCTCCTATTTTTACAGTGCCTTCTATTTTGGTTATTCAAAGTCTTTTGTCTGCAGACCTTGGAACTATTGCAAAGATGGGTTTAAAGCGTACGCTTAAAAATGCCTCAGGCCTTATAAGTCCTACAAAATATATTCAAAACGATTTATCACAGTTTGGGGTAAACTCATCCGATATAAAAGTAATATATAACGGTATTGACTGTTCTCTTTTTAAGCCTATTACAAATGATGAAGACAGGGTTTTAATACAGCCCTTTGCAATTCAAAGACCTTATATAATTTATGCCTCCCGAATGACTCATGAACAAAAATGCCATGTAGAATTAATAAAGGCTTTTGCCCTATTTAAAAAGCAAACAGGTTCTCCTCATCGTCTTGTTATTGCAGGTTCTGACGGAAATAATTCCGAAGCTGTTCATAATGCGGTAATACAATCGGGCTTTTCTTCGGATATTTTGCTTACAGGTTATTTTCCTCATGAAAGTCTTCCTCAACTTTATTCATCGGCAGACCTTTGCGTCTTTCCTTCGATGATAGAAGGAGTAGGCTTACCGGTTATTGAAGCCATGGCCTGCGGTGTTCCTGTTGCTTGCGCAAGGGCCGGAGCGCTTCCTGAAGTTGCAGGGGATTCGGCTCTGTTTTTTAATTCAAAAAAACCGGAGGAGATTGCAGAAGCTATTTCTTCTTTAGTCGATTGCGATAAAAATACGGCAAAAAGAAAAGAAATTATAGAAAAAGGTTTTGGCTGGGTAAAACAATATAATTGGGAGACCACAGCTCATCAAACTATCGAATACATAGATTCTTTGCTAAAAAAATAA
- the mltG gene encoding endolytic transglycosylase MltG: MKNKSKIVIIILCIAGILVGTTFFVLSLNNPPLEFSEPIVTFKIPRGTAAKTVIGDLKAKNLIRSELYAYAYLRLKKLNLKAGTYQIKPEMTTHDILHKLTQGSQALKKLTIPEGLTLKKTAQIFENVGLIKAEDFIAITSDSEFLEKNGIKAKTAEGFLYPDTYFFGEEDTPEMMVKMIIKTFFEKTSSIPNFSKDFNEIYKKVILASIIEREYQLPEEAPIISSVFTNRLKINMGLQSCATVEYIITEIKNKKHPTRLFYEDLEIQSPYNTYIHEGLPPGPISNPGFTALNAACNPANTDYFYFRLIDPDTGKHVFTKTISEHNKAGESLLLKKAAGQ; the protein is encoded by the coding sequence ATGAAAAATAAATCAAAGATTGTCATAATAATATTGTGTATAGCCGGTATTCTTGTCGGTACTACATTTTTTGTTTTATCGCTTAATAATCCCCCTTTAGAATTTTCAGAGCCGATTGTAACATTTAAAATACCGCGCGGTACTGCTGCAAAAACGGTTATCGGCGATTTGAAGGCTAAAAATCTTATACGTTCAGAGCTTTATGCTTATGCCTATCTTAGGCTTAAAAAACTTAATTTAAAAGCCGGAACCTATCAAATAAAGCCCGAAATGACCACCCATGATATTTTACATAAACTTACCCAAGGTTCTCAAGCTCTTAAAAAACTTACAATCCCTGAAGGCTTAACTTTAAAAAAGACAGCTCAAATTTTTGAAAATGTCGGTCTTATAAAAGCTGAAGACTTTATTGCAATAACGTCAGATTCCGAATTTTTAGAAAAAAACGGAATTAAGGCAAAAACAGCCGAGGGCTTTTTATATCCCGATACCTATTTTTTCGGTGAGGAGGATACTCCTGAGATGATGGTAAAAATGATCATAAAAACTTTTTTTGAAAAAACTTCATCTATTCCGAATTTTTCTAAAGATTTTAACGAAATTTATAAAAAGGTGATTTTGGCCAGCATTATTGAAAGGGAGTATCAGCTTCCTGAAGAAGCTCCTATAATTTCAAGCGTTTTTACTAACCGGCTTAAAATAAATATGGGACTTCAATCATGTGCAACCGTTGAATACATAATTACCGAAATCAAAAATAAAAAGCATCCTACCAGACTTTTTTATGAAGACTTGGAAATTCAAAGTCCTTACAATACCTACATCCATGAAGGTCTTCCGCCGGGGCCTATTTCTAACCCCGGATTTACGGCCTTAAATGCTGCCTGTAATCCCGCAAATACGGATTATTTTTATTTTAGACTGATAGATCCGGATACGGGAAAACATGTGTTTACAAAAACCATAAGTGAGCATAATAAGGCCGGAGAAAGTCTTTTATTAAAAAAAGCTGCGGGCCAATAA
- a CDS encoding MBL fold metallo-hydrolase, giving the protein MLVKFWGVRGSLPAPLTPAQVQSKIAAVVQRITLKDIESQDSRERFLASLPKWLFGTIGSNTSCVEVETDDGEHLIFDAGTGIRELGIDLMKRPDYGKNTTYHLFFSHFHWDHIQGLPFFNPAYDPKNKIIVYSTRKKAKEFLEDQMKYPYFPISMLGEDGFGASFEFKYIEPDQKYVEIGDTKIGWHRVRHPGGCTAYSVIEKGKKIIYSTDTELRPRDFERNEQNAEFYTDAEMLIIDAQYTLTDSILKEGWGHSTFSVAIDFAAGWNIKSIALFHHEPTYHDKKVFSLKQTADWYRDCSRSPDIEIFIAQEGRSFLI; this is encoded by the coding sequence ATGCTTGTAAAATTTTGGGGTGTTAGGGGGTCGCTTCCGGCTCCGCTTACACCGGCACAAGTTCAAAGTAAGATTGCTGCTGTAGTTCAAAGGATAACTCTAAAAGACATTGAAAGTCAGGACTCAAGGGAAAGGTTTTTAGCCTCTCTTCCTAAATGGCTCTTTGGTACTATAGGCTCCAATACATCCTGTGTTGAGGTTGAAACCGATGACGGTGAGCACCTTATTTTTGATGCAGGAACAGGAATAAGGGAGTTAGGAATCGATTTGATGAAGAGGCCGGACTACGGAAAAAATACGACCTACCATTTGTTTTTTTCTCATTTTCATTGGGATCATATTCAAGGTCTTCCTTTTTTTAATCCCGCCTATGACCCCAAAAACAAGATAATTGTTTACAGTACCCGAAAAAAAGCAAAAGAATTTTTAGAAGATCAAATGAAATACCCGTATTTTCCTATTTCGATGTTAGGCGAAGACGGCTTCGGCGCTTCTTTTGAGTTTAAATATATCGAGCCCGATCAAAAATATGTTGAGATAGGCGATACTAAGATAGGCTGGCACCGAGTACGCCATCCGGGAGGATGTACAGCCTATTCGGTAATCGAAAAAGGAAAAAAAATAATTTATTCTACAGACACGGAGCTTCGTCCTAGGGATTTTGAAAGGAATGAACAAAATGCCGAATTTTATACCGATGCCGAGATGCTGATAATTGATGCCCAATACACCCTTACCGATTCAATTTTAAAAGAAGGGTGGGGGCATTCGACTTTTTCTGTAGCCATAGACTTTGCAGCCGGCTGGAATATAAAAAGCATTGCTCTTTTTCATCATGAGCCTACATATCATGATAAAAAAGTATTTTCGCTCAAACAAACAGCCGACTGGTACAGGGATTGTTCCCGTTCTCCCGACATAGAAATTTTTATTGCTCAAGAAGGCAGGTCATTTTTAATATGA
- a CDS encoding YkgJ family cysteine cluster protein produces MDKQFWKSGLNFSCTRCSACCRFDPGFVFLSEHDLSRLLEWATMPKDEFIKVYCRWVPKDDGFEYLSLKEKLNYDCILWDDGCKAYTARPRQCSDFPFWNSILSSKDMWDINAQYCPGMGKGEFYSAEKIEKILTRRKAEPCIKRRVD; encoded by the coding sequence ATGGATAAGCAATTCTGGAAAAGCGGTTTAAATTTTTCATGCACAAGATGTTCGGCCTGCTGCCGGTTTGATCCGGGATTTGTGTTTTTATCCGAACATGATCTTTCGAGATTATTGGAATGGGCAACTATGCCGAAAGATGAATTTATAAAAGTGTATTGTCGCTGGGTTCCTAAGGATGACGGTTTTGAGTACCTATCCTTAAAAGAAAAACTCAATTATGACTGTATACTTTGGGATGACGGATGTAAGGCCTATACTGCGAGACCCCGTCAATGCTCGGATTTTCCGTTTTGGAATTCGATTTTAAGTTCAAAGGATATGTGGGATATAAATGCCCAATATTGTCCCGGTATGGGAAAGGGCGAATTTTATTCTGCCGAAAAAATTGAAAAGATTCTTACAAGGAGAAAAGCTGAACCTTGTATTAAACGGAGAGTAGATTAA
- the ligA gene encoding NAD-dependent DNA ligase LigA, whose amino-acid sequence MLSAKEKRILDLEKIIKKHQDLYYNAQPEISDAEFDALWDELKALDPQNKLFFTVPLESTDGFAKSEHIIPMGSQEKAADPPSFEAWALKMPFKEYIVQYKMDGASLELQYEEGHFVRAVTRGDGKIGDDITENVLKMKGLIKDITVNAGPADGAKPFSGGIRCEVIMLRSIHQKYFKDKANCRNAANGLMKKKNGELCEHLNLFAYDAVQGSIGSPFTGDAPFKTESEKLVWLKEAGFNCVEVKYCKSIDEVIEYRAHVMDIRPSLDYDIDGLVIKNDTIDPEDMKRARPEKQIAFKFSLEEAVTVLKEIEWSESGATYTPIALIEPVRLAGTTVKRASLANPNIIKALNLKIGSRVVVTKRGEIIPKIEALAENPPNVKEIEYPDTCSVCGSPLTNEGTRLYCPNMSCPKLIHHRIEKWISVLDIRDFGITLIKRLFDMGRVNSITDLYTLTVEELADLDRMGKLSAEKVYKALHSKKEISLTKFIAGFDIEGIGETMVEKLEEAGFDDLDKILAASEADFANVYQFGQVLSRTLVTNLSVLKDEMTGLIDKGYIKIKPPLTSEEGAVLKGLSFCFTGELNTMKRAKAEALVKEKGGTVKSSVVKGLSYLVTNTPDSGSSKNKKAQELGTAIITEEAFLNLIGKV is encoded by the coding sequence ATGTTATCAGCAAAAGAAAAAAGAATTTTAGACCTTGAAAAGATTATAAAAAAACATCAAGACCTTTATTATAATGCCCAGCCTGAAATTTCGGATGCGGAATTCGATGCTCTTTGGGATGAATTAAAAGCACTGGATCCTCAAAATAAACTTTTTTTTACGGTTCCGCTGGAATCTACCGATGGTTTTGCAAAGTCGGAACACATTATTCCTATGGGAAGTCAGGAAAAGGCTGCCGATCCGCCTTCATTTGAAGCTTGGGCCTTAAAGATGCCCTTTAAAGAATATATTGTGCAATATAAAATGGACGGAGCAAGCCTTGAGCTTCAATACGAAGAAGGGCATTTTGTGCGTGCCGTTACCAGAGGTGACGGAAAAATCGGGGACGATATAACCGAGAATGTGCTTAAAATGAAAGGGCTGATAAAAGACATTACTGTAAATGCGGGGCCTGCCGATGGGGCTAAACCCTTTTCCGGCGGAATAAGGTGCGAGGTTATAATGCTTCGTTCCATTCATCAAAAATACTTTAAGGATAAGGCTAATTGCCGAAATGCCGCAAACGGGCTTATGAAAAAAAAGAACGGGGAATTGTGCGAGCACTTAAACCTTTTTGCCTATGATGCCGTTCAAGGGAGTATAGGCAGTCCATTTACGGGAGATGCCCCCTTTAAAACCGAGTCCGAAAAACTCGTCTGGCTTAAAGAAGCGGGCTTTAATTGTGTTGAAGTAAAATACTGTAAAAGCATTGATGAAGTAATAGAATATAGGGCTCATGTTATGGATATCCGCCCTTCCTTGGACTATGACATAGACGGCCTCGTAATAAAAAACGATACAATCGATCCTGAAGACATGAAAAGAGCCCGCCCCGAAAAGCAGATAGCTTTTAAGTTCAGCTTGGAAGAAGCGGTTACCGTCCTAAAAGAAATTGAATGGAGCGAGTCGGGGGCTACCTATACCCCCATAGCCCTTATCGAGCCTGTACGCCTTGCCGGTACTACGGTAAAAAGAGCAAGCCTTGCAAACCCGAACATAATAAAGGCCCTAAACTTAAAAATCGGAAGCAGGGTAGTGGTAACCAAGAGGGGTGAGATAATCCCTAAGATAGAAGCTCTTGCAGAAAATCCTCCTAATGTTAAAGAAATAGAATATCCCGATACATGTTCCGTATGCGGCAGCCCTCTTACCAATGAGGGTACAAGGCTTTATTGCCCCAACATGAGCTGTCCTAAACTTATTCATCACCGAATCGAAAAATGGATAAGCGTTCTCGATATAAGGGATTTCGGTATAACCCTCATAAAGAGGCTTTTTGATATGGGGCGTGTTAATTCAATCACCGACTTATATACCCTCACTGTTGAAGAATTAGCAGACTTAGACCGTATGGGAAAGCTATCTGCAGAAAAGGTCTATAAGGCCCTCCATTCCAAAAAAGAAATAAGCTTAACTAAATTTATTGCCGGCTTCGATATTGAAGGAATCGGTGAAACAATGGTCGAAAAGCTTGAAGAAGCGGGTTTTGATGATTTGGATAAAATCCTTGCAGCCTCAGAAGCCGACTTTGCAAATGTTTATCAGTTCGGGCAGGTACTATCCCGTACCTTAGTAACAAACCTTTCGGTCTTAAAAGATGAGATGACAGGATTGATAGATAAGGGTTATATAAAAATTAAACCTCCCCTCACATCGGAAGAGGGGGCTGTTTTAAAGGGCTTAAGTTTTTGTTTTACTGGGGAGCTTAACACGATGAAGAGGGCTAAGGCTGAGGCTTTGGTAAAAGAAAAAGGCGGAACTGTAAAATCTTCCGTTGTAAAGGGCTTAAGTTATCTTGTAACCAATACGCCCGATTCGGGTTCATCTAAAAACAAAAAAGCCCAAGAATTGGGAACAGCAATCATAACCGAAGAGGCTTTTTTAAATCTTATTGGGAAGGTATAG
- a CDS encoding Rpn family recombination-promoting nuclease/putative transposase — MSTANRKYKDSVFVDLFSEDEKAKENFLSLYNALHNTNLQLSCPVENIRLDNVMYMNIINDVSCLVDNKIIILAEHQSTINENMPLRFLEYIARLYEKLQAPTDRYLRKLSKIPTPEFYVFYNGKEDYPETTTLKLSDAFITKHEQVPLELTVQVLNINTDKANKILTVCKPLEEYSLFVEEVRKQTQLDSENGFTNAIKICIEKGILKEYLQRKSREVINMLVAEYDYDTDIAVQRSEERRIAFAEGIEQGISDGSYQKAIETARLLKQMGDSIQKITQVTGLSAMEIEKL, encoded by the coding sequence ATGAGTACGGCAAACAGAAAATATAAAGACTCGGTATTTGTCGACCTTTTTAGTGAAGACGAAAAGGCTAAGGAAAATTTTTTGTCGCTTTATAATGCTTTGCATAATACTAATTTACAACTTTCTTGTCCTGTAGAAAATATAAGGCTTGATAATGTTATGTACATGAACATAATCAATGATGTTTCCTGCCTTGTAGACAATAAGATTATTATTCTTGCAGAACACCAATCCACAATAAACGAGAATATGCCTCTACGATTTTTAGAATACATAGCAAGGCTCTATGAAAAGCTGCAAGCTCCGACAGACAGATATTTAAGAAAGCTGTCAAAAATACCTACACCTGAATTTTATGTTTTTTATAACGGTAAGGAAGATTATCCAGAAACTACAACATTAAAGCTATCCGATGCATTTATTACAAAACATGAACAAGTGCCGCTGGAATTGACAGTGCAGGTTTTAAACATCAATACAGATAAAGCAAACAAAATCCTAACAGTCTGTAAGCCGCTTGAAGAATACAGCCTCTTTGTTGAAGAGGTAAGAAAGCAAACACAACTGGACTCAGAAAACGGTTTTACAAATGCCATAAAAATATGTATAGAAAAAGGAATCTTAAAAGAATATTTACAGAGAAAATCACGGGAGGTAATAAATATGTTAGTTGCAGAATACGATTATGATACAGACATTGCAGTACAAAGATCTGAAGAAAGACGAATAGCTTTTGCAGAAGGTATTGAACAAGGTATTTCTGACGGCTCATACCAAAAAGCCATTGAAACGGCAAGGTTGTTAAAACAGATGGGGGATTCAATTCAAAAAATTACACAAGTTACAGGTCTTTCCGCAATGGAAATAGAAAAACTTTAG
- a CDS encoding polyprenyl synthetase family protein: MMELKNRLEHIEKTLDCFLPEKITSSWISQSFGELAYGLPDGFFLNIINPVRDLVKCGGKRWRPLLCVLSCELAEGDPEKAYPLTPLIEFCHTASLVHDDIEDKSDTRRGAPAAHIKYGLDTALNSASWLYFEALNPLINYEVSESVRAEIYSLYSQNLRRLHLGQSMDIGWHSNPDIIPSVDEYITMISLKTGSLAKLAGELGFIAAGKPINEVLEYGKLMTDMGIGFQILDDVKNITEGNAGKRRGDDIVEGKKSLPLIFYTEENPEGAEKIKLLFKQAAKEGIESPAVEASISAICSSKAVKRAEDYGKKIVEASLIKLQNDYKQNEAKELIFDLFNTILR; this comes from the coding sequence ATGATGGAATTAAAAAATCGGCTTGAACATATCGAAAAAACTCTCGATTGTTTTTTGCCTGAAAAAATAACTTCTTCGTGGATTTCTCAAAGTTTCGGCGAATTAGCTTACGGCTTGCCGGACGGCTTTTTTTTGAATATCATCAATCCTGTAAGGGATTTGGTAAAATGCGGAGGAAAAAGGTGGAGACCCCTTCTATGCGTTCTTTCATGCGAACTTGCAGAAGGCGATCCCGAAAAGGCCTACCCCCTTACCCCCCTCATCGAGTTTTGTCATACGGCAAGCCTTGTCCATGACGATATAGAGGATAAATCCGATACCCGCAGAGGGGCTCCTGCGGCTCACATAAAATATGGGCTTGATACGGCTTTAAATTCCGCCTCATGGCTTTATTTTGAAGCCCTTAACCCCTTGATAAATTATGAAGTTTCCGAATCCGTAAGGGCCGAAATATACTCGCTTTACTCGCAAAATTTAAGGAGGCTCCATTTAGGGCAGTCTATGGATATAGGCTGGCATTCAAATCCCGATATAATTCCGTCAGTCGACGAATACATAACTATGATAAGCCTAAAAACGGGCTCTCTTGCAAAGTTGGCAGGAGAATTAGGCTTTATAGCTGCCGGTAAACCTATAAATGAAGTTCTGGAATACGGAAAACTTATGACCGATATGGGTATAGGTTTTCAGATCTTGGACGATGTAAAAAATATTACCGAAGGCAATGCCGGTAAAAGGCGGGGCGATGACATAGTTGAAGGCAAAAAAAGCCTTCCTCTAATTTTTTATACGGAAGAAAATCCTGAAGGTGCCGAAAAAATAAAGCTTTTATTTAAACAGGCTGCAAAGGAAGGCATAGAATCTCCAGCAGTCGAAGCCTCGATTTCGGCTATTTGTTCTTCAAAGGCTGTAAAAAGGGCAGAAGATTACGGCAAAAAGATTGTAGAAGCTTCATTGATAAAGCTTCAAAATGATTACAAACAAAACGAAGCAAAAGAACTTATCTTCGATTTGTTTAACACGATATTGAGGTAG